One Equus quagga isolate Etosha38 chromosome 5, UCLA_HA_Equagga_1.0, whole genome shotgun sequence genomic window carries:
- the PADI4 gene encoding protein-arginine deiminase type-4 isoform X1, with protein MAQGTVIHVAPEQPTYAVCVLGTDTQLDVYGSAPKGYTSFSINASPGVAVDVAHSPPAKKNATGSPKWPLDPGLEVTLRMRTASHSTGDQKVQISYYGPKSNLVQALLYVTGVEITLSADITRTGQVKPTRATKNQRTWTWGPRGQGAILLVNCDKDNPQSSTLDYEDDEVLDSKELEDMSLVTLSTKTPRDFFSTHQLVLHVAKSEMDKVRVFRVHRDKQRSRYKVVLGPQQPSHALELPGGQHSVDFHVEGLAFPDASFSGLVSLTVSLLGASKPEFPKALVFQDSVAFRVAPWIMTPNTQPPEEVYVCRVLENEDFLKSVSALAKKAKCKLTVCSEEENQDDQWMQDEMEVGYIQAPHKTLPVVFDSPRNRGLKEFPIKCVRGPDFGYVTRGAQPEEITDLDSFGNLEVSPPVMVAGKTYPLGRVLIGSSSYPSHESQEMHQALRDFLVAQQVQAPVELYSDWLYVGHVDEFMTFVPAHKKGFRLLLASPRSCYKLFQELLKEGHGEALLFEGVTKRKRQKIKDILSNKKLREQNSYVESCIDWNRDVLKRELGLTERDIIDIPQLFKLQQDSKGTHKAEALFPNMVNMLVLGKHLGIPKPFGPVIHGRCCLEEKVRSLLEPLGLHCTFIDDFSSYHVRHGEVHCGTNVRRQPFAFKWWHMVP; from the exons ctctgcccccaagGGCTACACATCCTTCAGCATCAACGCCTCCCCGGGAGTGGCCGTGGATGTTGCCCACAGCCCTCCAGCCAAGAAGAATGCCACAGGTTCCCCCAAGTGGCCCCTGGACCCTGGGCTGGAGGTGACCCTGAGGATGAGAACTGCCAGCCACAGCACAGGTGACCAGAAG GTTCAGATTTCATACTACGGACCCAAGAGTAACCTGGTCCAAGCCCTGCTGTATGTCACCGGGGTTG AAATCACCTTGAGCGCGGACATCACCCGCACCGGCCAGGTGAAGCCAACCAGAGCCACGAAGAACCAG AGGACCTGGACCTGGGGCCCTCGTGGGCAAGGCGCCATCCTGCTGGTGAACTGTGACAAAGACAATCCCCAGTCTTCCACCTTGGACTATGAGGATGACGAGGTGCTTGACAGCAAAG AGCTGGAGGACATGTCCCTGGTGACCCTGAGCACGAAGACCCCCAGGGACTTCTTCTCCACGCATCAGCTGGTGCTCCACGTGGCCAAATCTGAGATGGACAAAGTCAGGGTGTTCCGTGTCCATC gggaCAAACAGCGGTCCAGGTACAAGGTGGTCCTGGGGCCGCAGCAGCCGTCTCACGCCCTGGAGCTCCCGGGCGGCCAGCACAGCGTGGACTTCCACGTGGAGGGCCTCGCCTTCCCGGACGCCAGCTTCTCAGGGCTCGTCTCCCTCACCGTCTCCCTGCTGGGCGCGTCCAAACCG GAGTTCCCCAAGGCCCTGGTTTTCCAGGACAGCGTGGCCTTCCGTGTGGCCCCCTGGATCATGACCCCCAACACCCAGCCCCCAGAGGAGGTGTACGTGTGCAG GGTACTGGAAAATGAGGACTTCCTGAAGTCGGTGAGTGCTCTGGCCAAGAAGGCCAAGTGCAAGCTGACTGTGTGCTCCGAGGAGGAGAACCAGGACGACCAGTGGATGCAG GATGAGATGGAAGTGGGCTACATCCAGGCCCCGCACAAAACGCTGCCCGTGGTCTTTGACTCCCCGAGGAACAGAGGCCTGAAGGAGTTCCCCATCAAATGCGTGCGG GGTCCAGATTTTGGCTACGTGACTCGAGGGGCCCAGCCAGAGGAGATTACCGACCTCGACTCCTTCGGCAACCTGGAAGTGAGCCCGCCCGTCATGGTCGCGGGGAAGACGTACCCCCTGGGCAGGGTTCTCATCGGGAGCAGCAGTTACCCCAG CCACGAGAGCCAGGAGATGCACCAGGCCCTGCGGGACTTCCTGGTCGCCCAGCAGGTGCAGGCGCCTGTGGAGCTCTACTCCGACTGGCTGTACGTGGGCCACGTGGACGAGTTCATGACCTTCGTTCCCGCGCACAAGAAG GGCTTCCGGCTGCTTCTGGCCAGCCCCAGGTCCTGCTACAAACTGTTCCAGGAGCTGCTGAAGGAGGGCCATGGGGAGGCGCTGCTTTTCGAAGGGGTCACTA AAAGAAAACGGCAGAAAATCAAGGACATTCTGTCAAACAAGAAATTGAGAGAACAGAATTCATACGTGGAG agctgCATCGACTGGAACCGGGATGTGCTGAAGCGGGAGCTGGGCCTGACGGAGCGGGACATCATCGACATCCCCCAGCTCTTCAAGCTCCAGCAGGACTCCAAAGGGACCCACAAGGCTGAAGCCCTTTTCCCAAACATG GTGAACATGCTTGTGCTGGGCAAGCACCTGGGCATCCCCAAGCCCTTCGGGCCCGTCATCCACGGCCGCTGCTGCCTGGAGGAGAAGGTGCGGTCCCTGCTGGAGCCGCTGGGCCTCCACTGCACCTTCATCGACGACTTCTCCTCCTACCACGTCCGGCACGGGGAGGTCCACTGCGGCACCAACGTGCGCCGGCAGCCCTTTGCCTTCAAGTGGTGGCACATGGTGCCCTGA
- the PADI4 gene encoding protein-arginine deiminase type-4 isoform X2: MAQGTVIHVAPEQPTYAVCVLGTDTQLDVYGSAPKGYTSFSINASPGVAVDVAHSPPAKKNATGSPKWPLDPGLEVTLRMRTASHSTGDQKVQISYYGPKSNLVQALLYVTGVEITLSADITRTGQVKPTRATKNQRTWTWGPRGQGAILLVNCDKDNPQSSTLDYEDDEVLDSKELEDMSLVTLSTKTPRDFFSTHQLVLHVAKSEMDKVRVFRVHRDKQRSRYKVVLGPQQPSHALELPGGQHSVDFHVEGLAFPDASFSGLVSLTVSLLGASKPEFPKALVFQDSVAFRVAPWIMTPNTQPPEEVYVCRVLENEDFLKSVSALAKKAKCKLTVCSEEENQDDQWMQDEMEVGYIQAPHKTLPVVFDSPRNRGLKEFPIKCVRGPDFGYVTRGAQPEEITDLDSFGNLEVSPPVMVAGKTYPLGRVLIGSSSYPSHESQEMHQALRDFLVAQQVQAPVELYSDWLYVGHVDEFMTFVPAHKKGFRLLLASPRSCYKLFQELLKEGHGEALLFEGVTKRKRQKIKDILSNKKLREQNSYVESCIDWNRDVLKRELGLTERDIIDIPQLFKLQQDSKGTHKAEALFPNMGASQYHGGNSHLHML; the protein is encoded by the exons ctctgcccccaagGGCTACACATCCTTCAGCATCAACGCCTCCCCGGGAGTGGCCGTGGATGTTGCCCACAGCCCTCCAGCCAAGAAGAATGCCACAGGTTCCCCCAAGTGGCCCCTGGACCCTGGGCTGGAGGTGACCCTGAGGATGAGAACTGCCAGCCACAGCACAGGTGACCAGAAG GTTCAGATTTCATACTACGGACCCAAGAGTAACCTGGTCCAAGCCCTGCTGTATGTCACCGGGGTTG AAATCACCTTGAGCGCGGACATCACCCGCACCGGCCAGGTGAAGCCAACCAGAGCCACGAAGAACCAG AGGACCTGGACCTGGGGCCCTCGTGGGCAAGGCGCCATCCTGCTGGTGAACTGTGACAAAGACAATCCCCAGTCTTCCACCTTGGACTATGAGGATGACGAGGTGCTTGACAGCAAAG AGCTGGAGGACATGTCCCTGGTGACCCTGAGCACGAAGACCCCCAGGGACTTCTTCTCCACGCATCAGCTGGTGCTCCACGTGGCCAAATCTGAGATGGACAAAGTCAGGGTGTTCCGTGTCCATC gggaCAAACAGCGGTCCAGGTACAAGGTGGTCCTGGGGCCGCAGCAGCCGTCTCACGCCCTGGAGCTCCCGGGCGGCCAGCACAGCGTGGACTTCCACGTGGAGGGCCTCGCCTTCCCGGACGCCAGCTTCTCAGGGCTCGTCTCCCTCACCGTCTCCCTGCTGGGCGCGTCCAAACCG GAGTTCCCCAAGGCCCTGGTTTTCCAGGACAGCGTGGCCTTCCGTGTGGCCCCCTGGATCATGACCCCCAACACCCAGCCCCCAGAGGAGGTGTACGTGTGCAG GGTACTGGAAAATGAGGACTTCCTGAAGTCGGTGAGTGCTCTGGCCAAGAAGGCCAAGTGCAAGCTGACTGTGTGCTCCGAGGAGGAGAACCAGGACGACCAGTGGATGCAG GATGAGATGGAAGTGGGCTACATCCAGGCCCCGCACAAAACGCTGCCCGTGGTCTTTGACTCCCCGAGGAACAGAGGCCTGAAGGAGTTCCCCATCAAATGCGTGCGG GGTCCAGATTTTGGCTACGTGACTCGAGGGGCCCAGCCAGAGGAGATTACCGACCTCGACTCCTTCGGCAACCTGGAAGTGAGCCCGCCCGTCATGGTCGCGGGGAAGACGTACCCCCTGGGCAGGGTTCTCATCGGGAGCAGCAGTTACCCCAG CCACGAGAGCCAGGAGATGCACCAGGCCCTGCGGGACTTCCTGGTCGCCCAGCAGGTGCAGGCGCCTGTGGAGCTCTACTCCGACTGGCTGTACGTGGGCCACGTGGACGAGTTCATGACCTTCGTTCCCGCGCACAAGAAG GGCTTCCGGCTGCTTCTGGCCAGCCCCAGGTCCTGCTACAAACTGTTCCAGGAGCTGCTGAAGGAGGGCCATGGGGAGGCGCTGCTTTTCGAAGGGGTCACTA AAAGAAAACGGCAGAAAATCAAGGACATTCTGTCAAACAAGAAATTGAGAGAACAGAATTCATACGTGGAG agctgCATCGACTGGAACCGGGATGTGCTGAAGCGGGAGCTGGGCCTGACGGAGCGGGACATCATCGACATCCCCCAGCTCTTCAAGCTCCAGCAGGACTCCAAAGGGACCCACAAGGCTGAAGCCCTTTTCCCAAACATG GGTGCTTCCCAATATCATGGAGGAAACAGTCATTTACATATGTTATAA